One stretch of Leadbetterella byssophila DSM 17132 DNA includes these proteins:
- a CDS encoding solute:sodium symporter family transporter: protein MNTLTIITFVGFTLLTGAYAYFKTRKENLETQEGYFLGGRSLTGIVIAASMIMTNISTEHLVGMNGSAYKNGFIIVAWEVTSALALIVAAVYFVPRYLRMGLTTIPEYLEKRFDTVTRSMISLFLLVSFAVTLLPIVLYTGAINIESIFDISEVLQISKETGLWMTIVIVGVIGSLYAVFGGLKAVSFSDVIYGYGLFLGGLMIPVLALWHIGDGNMLTGFVKVFENSPEKFSVIGSEDSVMPFSTLFTGLIINQLYFWCMNQTIVQRVLGAKNLEEAQKGLLFTGLAKILIPFVIVLPGVIAFYYFGEQYYEEQDSVYPALVKKVMPVAFLGFFAAVIMGAVLSTFNAVLNSASTIFSIDVYKRMIDVNASDKKLVVMGKLTAAILAITSIIAAPFVANAPEGLFQLLQQLNGIFFIPIASIILAGFFFPQISAAGAKVSLLTGFLFYVTCIYIYPVDIHFIHLWGIEFLLNLAVMFAVSKFYPQPVMELQPSREVVELKAWKYTKPFAIFLVIITIGIYIFLGNI from the coding sequence ATGAATACTCTAACCATTATCACCTTTGTTGGGTTTACTCTACTGACGGGTGCATATGCATACTTTAAAACCCGAAAGGAAAACCTGGAAACGCAGGAAGGGTATTTCTTGGGAGGAAGGAGCTTGACCGGAATAGTCATTGCCGCTTCCATGATCATGACCAATATTTCAACAGAACATTTGGTAGGAATGAATGGCTCTGCTTATAAGAATGGATTTATCATTGTAGCCTGGGAAGTAACCTCAGCACTGGCATTGATCGTGGCGGCAGTTTACTTTGTGCCTAGGTACCTAAGAATGGGTCTGACCACCATCCCCGAATATTTGGAGAAAAGGTTTGATACCGTGACCCGATCCATGATCTCTCTATTCCTATTGGTATCCTTCGCGGTAACTCTTTTGCCCATAGTTCTTTATACCGGCGCAATAAACATTGAAAGCATATTCGATATTTCAGAGGTACTGCAGATCAGCAAAGAGACAGGTTTGTGGATGACCATAGTGATTGTGGGAGTGATCGGCTCTTTATATGCCGTCTTCGGAGGATTAAAAGCGGTGTCATTCTCAGACGTGATTTATGGCTACGGTTTGTTTTTGGGAGGTTTGATGATTCCGGTTTTGGCCTTGTGGCATATTGGGGATGGAAATATGCTCACAGGTTTTGTAAAGGTGTTTGAGAACAGTCCTGAGAAGTTCAGTGTCATAGGGTCTGAAGATTCAGTTATGCCCTTCAGTACCTTATTCACAGGTTTGATCATAAACCAGCTATACTTCTGGTGTATGAATCAAACCATAGTTCAAAGGGTATTAGGAGCAAAAAATCTGGAAGAGGCACAAAAAGGCCTACTTTTTACCGGATTGGCGAAAATATTAATTCCTTTTGTCATCGTGCTGCCGGGAGTTATAGCCTTTTATTATTTCGGGGAGCAGTATTACGAGGAGCAAGATAGTGTCTATCCCGCCTTGGTGAAAAAAGTAATGCCCGTAGCATTCTTAGGTTTCTTTGCTGCCGTGATTATGGGAGCTGTATTGAGTACTTTTAATGCAGTTTTAAACAGTGCGTCTACCATTTTTAGTATAGATGTGTACAAGAGAATGATAGACGTCAATGCCAGCGATAAGAAGCTGGTAGTGATGGGAAAACTCACTGCTGCAATATTGGCCATTACATCTATTATTGCGGCTCCTTTTGTGGCTAATGCACCGGAAGGTTTGTTCCAATTATTGCAACAGCTTAACGGAATATTCTTTATACCTATCGCCTCTATCATCTTAGCTGGTTTCTTTTTCCCTCAGATTTCAGCAGCGGGAGCAAAAGTTAGTTTATTGACCGGCTTCCTGTTCTATGTAACCTGCATTTATATCTATCCAGTAGATATTCATTTTATACATCTGTGGGGTATTGAATTCTTATTGAATCTGGCGGTGATGTTTGCCGTGTCAAAGTTCTATCCTCAGCCAGTGATGGAATTACAGCCATCCAGAGAAGTGGTGGAGCTGAAAGCATGGAAATACACCAAGCCATTTGCCATCTTTTTGGTGATCATTACTATAGGTATCTACATCTTCTTAGGAAATATTTAA
- a CDS encoding CoA-acylating methylmalonate-semialdehyde dehydrogenase: MELLKNYIGGKWLDSREAAFSSVVNPATQEILGRVPVGPGTSTDVDEAVKAAQVAFKEWSQIPVMQRVQPLYKLKQLIEDNLDDLANTITLECGKTKVESLGELQRAIENIEAACATPLLIQSEFSENIARGVDEFMIRQPLGVCACIAPFNFPGMIPFWFLPYAIACGNTFVLKPSEKVPLTMMKVFSLIEKIGLPAGVVSLVHGGKETVDALLDHPDIKAISFVGSTAIAKYVYSRGAANGKRVQAQGGAKNPVVILPDADLEVTSKVIADSVYGCAGQRCLAASTIISVGDEKGEIKDALYETAKQRTTGFGLLPDVEMGPVISRESKKRIESLIQQGIQEGGQVLLDGRNTQISGFEKGNFLRPTILENIPLNGELIKTEIFGPVMTLLSMKTVEDALAFINGNRYGNMACIFTTSGASARKFRSEANAGNIGVNIGVAAPMAQFPFSGWNESFFGDLHGQGRHAIEFFTQTKIVIERWPKEWSRKF; encoded by the coding sequence ATGGAATTATTAAAGAATTATATTGGGGGTAAGTGGCTAGATAGTAGAGAAGCAGCATTCTCTTCCGTGGTGAACCCTGCTACACAGGAAATATTGGGCAGAGTGCCTGTGGGACCTGGCACTTCTACAGATGTTGATGAGGCGGTGAAAGCTGCTCAAGTAGCTTTTAAAGAATGGTCTCAAATACCCGTTATGCAAAGGGTGCAGCCTCTATATAAATTAAAACAATTAATAGAGGATAACCTTGATGATCTGGCCAATACCATCACCTTAGAATGTGGTAAGACGAAGGTGGAATCTCTAGGGGAATTACAAAGGGCCATTGAAAATATTGAAGCTGCCTGTGCAACTCCACTTTTGATACAAAGTGAATTTTCAGAAAATATAGCAAGAGGTGTGGATGAGTTCATGATTCGTCAACCTCTAGGAGTGTGCGCATGTATCGCACCATTTAACTTCCCAGGGATGATCCCGTTCTGGTTTCTTCCTTACGCCATAGCATGTGGTAATACCTTTGTACTAAAGCCATCTGAAAAAGTGCCTTTGACCATGATGAAGGTATTTAGCCTCATCGAAAAGATTGGCTTACCTGCGGGTGTAGTGAGTTTAGTGCATGGAGGGAAAGAGACTGTTGATGCCTTACTTGATCATCCGGATATTAAGGCCATTAGCTTTGTGGGCTCAACCGCTATAGCAAAATACGTGTATTCCCGTGGTGCAGCAAACGGCAAGCGTGTTCAGGCTCAAGGTGGAGCGAAAAATCCGGTAGTTATTCTTCCGGATGCCGACTTAGAAGTTACCTCAAAGGTGATTGCAGATAGTGTGTACGGTTGTGCCGGGCAAAGATGCCTAGCCGCATCCACCATCATTTCCGTAGGTGATGAAAAGGGTGAGATCAAAGATGCCTTATATGAAACCGCAAAACAAAGAACTACGGGCTTTGGCTTATTGCCTGATGTAGAGATGGGTCCTGTTATCTCCAGAGAGAGCAAAAAACGTATAGAAAGTTTGATCCAACAAGGTATTCAGGAAGGTGGACAAGTATTGTTAGACGGTAGAAATACCCAGATATCTGGATTCGAAAAAGGTAATTTTCTTCGCCCTACCATACTCGAAAATATTCCTCTAAACGGTGAATTGATCAAAACAGAAATCTTTGGGCCGGTAATGACTTTATTGTCCATGAAGACAGTAGAAGATGCTCTCGCCTTTATCAATGGAAACAGATACGGTAATATGGCTTGTATCTTCACTACCAGTGGAGCATCAGCAAGAAAGTTTAGATCAGAAGCAAATGCTGGAAATATAGGCGTCAATATTGGCGTAGCTGCCCCTATGGCCCAATTCCCTTTCAGTGGTTGGAACGAAAGTTTCTTTGGCGACTTGCATGGTCAAGGTAGACATGCGATAGAGTTCTTTACCCAAACTAAAATAGTAATCGAACGCTGGCCGAAAGAATGGTCGCGTAAATTTTAA
- a CDS encoding TIM barrel protein: protein MIKIANAPCSWGALEFDLEAEAPGFEQVLDEMKDTGYLGTELGDWGFMPTEPSALRKEIAGRELDLLGAFVPVNFVDASAHEEGIASALRVAGLMHDAGYSHAFIVLADENGSVPTRTKNAGRISAEMGLSGEQWDTFAKGVEAVAKAVKDKYGMRCVFHHHCAGYVETPQELEQLLQRTDPSLLGLCFDTGHYAFGGGDPLEGLQKWKDRIWHVHFKDYSEVVGAQGREKEWDYFEAVKNGVFCELGKGSVDFSGAKKILENMQYEGWIVVEQDVLPGMGSPKICADNNRQFLKTIGL, encoded by the coding sequence ATGATAAAGATAGCGAATGCCCCATGTTCTTGGGGTGCTTTAGAATTTGACCTGGAAGCGGAAGCACCTGGCTTCGAGCAGGTATTAGACGAAATGAAAGATACTGGTTATTTAGGGACAGAGCTAGGCGACTGGGGTTTCATGCCTACAGAGCCTAGCGCACTCCGGAAGGAAATTGCAGGTAGAGAATTAGATCTATTGGGCGCATTTGTTCCTGTAAATTTTGTAGATGCCTCTGCACATGAAGAAGGAATAGCTTCCGCCCTTCGTGTAGCCGGACTGATGCATGATGCTGGATATTCCCACGCATTTATAGTGCTGGCTGATGAAAATGGATCCGTGCCCACACGCACTAAGAATGCCGGTAGAATAAGTGCTGAAATGGGACTTAGTGGGGAGCAGTGGGATACGTTTGCTAAAGGAGTGGAAGCCGTAGCAAAAGCCGTTAAAGATAAGTATGGCATGAGATGTGTATTCCATCATCACTGTGCCGGGTATGTGGAAACCCCTCAAGAGCTGGAACAACTACTACAAAGGACAGACCCTTCTTTACTGGGGCTGTGCTTTGATACAGGTCACTACGCATTTGGAGGTGGAGATCCACTGGAAGGCTTGCAGAAATGGAAGGACAGAATCTGGCATGTGCATTTTAAAGATTATAGCGAGGTAGTGGGAGCGCAAGGAAGAGAAAAGGAATGGGACTATTTTGAAGCCGTAAAAAATGGAGTTTTCTGTGAGTTAGGCAAAGGTTCCGTAGACTTTTCCGGTGCCAAAAAGATATTAGAAAACATGCAGTATGAAGGATGGATAGTGGTAGAGCAAGATGTTTTACCGGGTATGGGAAGTCCGAAGATCTGTGCAGATAATAATCGTCAATTTTTGAAAACTATTGGACTATGA
- the iolG gene encoding inositol 2-dehydrogenase, protein MKLGLIGFGRIGKIHYYNILQRIPEAEIVMVSDPMADLSAIGTAIGTPDDILNHEEIEAVIICSPTDTHADLVEACAKKGKHIFCEKPLDLSLERISAAIKLVEEHGVKLMMGFNRRFDANFLKIRELVLNGSVGEPQIVKITSRDPGPPPLTYLRESGGMFLDMSIHDFDMARYIMGKEVTGVFAHAAVFCGEDIEAAGDIDTAIITLTFEDQSMAVIDNSRKAVYGYDQRLEVFGSKGMVNVDNNTPDKHHFYNEQGVHSALPLHFFLERYTESYLLEMRQFINALKNGGKVPVGGEDARQATRIALAAKKSVKEKRWVSLEEI, encoded by the coding sequence ATGAAATTAGGATTAATAGGCTTCGGCCGAATAGGTAAAATACACTACTATAATATTTTGCAAAGAATACCGGAGGCAGAAATTGTGATGGTTTCTGATCCCATGGCAGATCTAAGTGCGATAGGCACAGCTATAGGTACTCCTGATGATATATTAAACCATGAGGAGATTGAAGCGGTGATCATCTGCTCTCCAACTGATACTCATGCTGATCTGGTAGAAGCTTGCGCCAAAAAAGGAAAGCATATCTTCTGTGAAAAACCTTTGGACCTTTCTCTGGAAAGAATCAGTGCAGCCATCAAATTAGTAGAGGAGCATGGAGTAAAGTTGATGATGGGCTTTAACAGAAGATTTGATGCTAACTTTTTAAAGATTAGAGAGCTTGTCTTAAACGGAAGCGTGGGAGAGCCTCAGATAGTGAAGATCACCAGCAGAGATCCCGGTCCCCCACCTTTGACCTATTTGAGGGAGTCAGGAGGGATGTTCCTAGATATGAGTATCCATGATTTTGATATGGCAAGATACATCATGGGCAAAGAAGTGACGGGCGTATTTGCACATGCTGCTGTGTTCTGTGGAGAGGACATCGAAGCCGCGGGAGATATAGATACGGCTATCATCACTTTGACCTTTGAAGATCAATCTATGGCAGTGATTGATAATAGCAGGAAAGCAGTGTATGGATATGACCAAAGGCTAGAAGTATTTGGATCAAAGGGAATGGTTAATGTAGATAATAATACCCCTGATAAGCATCATTTCTATAATGAGCAAGGGGTGCATTCCGCATTGCCTCTACACTTCTTCCTAGAGAGATATACGGAATCTTATCTTTTGGAGATGCGACAATTCATTAATGCATTGAAAAACGGTGGTAAAGTGCCGGTTGGAGGAGAGGATGCCCGTCAAGCCACAAGAATCGCATTAGCCGCTAAAAAGTCAGTGAAAGAGAAACGCTGGGTTTCCTTAGAAGAAATCTAG
- the ltrA gene encoding group II intron reverse transcriptase/maturase, giving the protein MRVGRKPIVKCKRSLAESCNEVDTMPEVFFSNTMLEEILHIRNVKHAVDRVISNGGASGVDGMQIDNLRDYLNTHWQSLRSDILSGTYRPQAVRKVEIPKASGGKRMLGIPTVIDRVIQQSISQWLGLKYEGDFHDNSYGFRPNRNAHQAVSKAQEYLNLGYTWVVELDLEQFFDQVNHDILMHLLSKKITDHRVLALIGKYLRCGIMDHGLEQKRTKGTPQGSPLSPLLSNIILNELDRELSSRGHRFVRYADDCSIYTRSNKSATRIMGNITSYIESTLKLKVNREKSKVSRPSQSSLLGFSFFKTQGDWQIRISAKSIERVREKLRQNTRRNTVTPMHERLTKLRQIIHGWVDYFRIATNKKVMVALDELVRRRLRVLLWKQWKTAGNRIRNLMKLGAKRWLAYQHANTRKSYTRTGTSPILQTTLTNSYFTKLGYEGFADYYYWRTTHQTTLF; this is encoded by the coding sequence ATGAGGGTAGGTCGGAAACCGATAGTAAAATGCAAGAGGAGCTTAGCTGAGTCGTGCAACGAAGTGGACACAATGCCTGAGGTTTTTTTTAGTAATACTATGTTGGAAGAGATATTACACATCCGAAATGTCAAACACGCAGTTGATCGTGTCATCTCTAATGGAGGTGCTAGCGGAGTTGATGGTATGCAGATCGATAATCTTCGTGACTACCTTAACACGCACTGGCAATCCCTGCGCTCGGATATTCTCTCTGGCACTTACCGCCCACAAGCTGTTCGGAAAGTAGAGATTCCCAAAGCAAGTGGGGGCAAGCGTATGCTGGGTATCCCAACGGTCATCGACCGTGTTATTCAGCAAAGCATTTCCCAATGGCTTGGATTAAAGTATGAGGGTGATTTTCACGATAACAGCTACGGCTTCCGTCCGAATCGTAATGCTCATCAGGCCGTCAGTAAAGCGCAAGAGTATCTGAACTTGGGCTACACGTGGGTCGTTGAACTTGATTTGGAACAATTCTTCGATCAAGTGAACCACGACATACTGATGCATCTTTTGAGCAAGAAGATTACGGATCATCGAGTCCTAGCCCTGATCGGGAAATACCTTCGTTGTGGGATTATGGATCATGGTCTTGAACAAAAGCGAACCAAGGGCACACCACAGGGTAGTCCTTTAAGTCCACTTTTGTCAAACATCATCCTGAACGAACTGGACAGGGAACTCAGCTCCCGTGGACATCGATTTGTACGCTATGCGGATGACTGTAGTATCTACACGAGGAGTAATAAATCCGCAACTCGTATTATGGGCAACATCACCAGCTACATCGAATCTACACTAAAGCTGAAGGTGAACCGTGAAAAGAGTAAGGTAAGCAGACCTTCCCAAAGTAGCTTACTCGGCTTTAGTTTCTTCAAAACTCAAGGAGATTGGCAGATTCGTATCTCTGCAAAGAGTATCGAACGAGTCCGAGAGAAGTTACGTCAAAATACTAGACGTAATACAGTTACTCCTATGCATGAGCGACTGACTAAACTACGGCAAATTATTCACGGCTGGGTGGATTACTTTCGTATAGCAACGAATAAGAAGGTGATGGTAGCACTAGATGAACTAGTGCGAAGACGCTTGCGTGTTCTTCTTTGGAAACAATGGAAGACCGCAGGTAATCGAATTCGTAACTTAATGAAACTGGGAGCCAAACGCTGGCTTGCCTATCAACATGCGAACACCCGTAAATCCTATACCCGAACAGGGACAAGTCCTATCCTTCAAACAACGCTAACAAACTCATACTTTACTAAACTAGGCTACGAAGGATTTGCAGACTACTATTACTGGAGAACAACACATCAAACGACGTTATTCTAA
- the ltrA gene encoding group II intron reverse transcriptase/maturase, whose product MLEEILHIRNVKHAVDRVISNGGASGVDGMQIDNLRDYLNTHWQSLRSDILSGTYRPQAVRKVEIPKASGGKRMLGIPTVIDRVIQQSISQWLGLKYEGDFHDNSYGFRPNRNAHQAVIKAQEYLNLGYTWVVELDLEQFFDQVNHDILMHLLSKKITDRRVLALIGKYLRCGIMDHGLEQKRTKGTPQGSPLSPLLSNIILNELDTELSSRGHRFVRYADDCSIYAKSNKSATRIMRNITSYIESTLKLKVNREKSKVSKPSQSSLLGFSFFKTQGDWQIRISAKSIERIREKLRQNTRRNTATPMHERLTKLRQIIHGWVDYFRIATNKKVMVTLDELVRRRLRVLLWKQWKTAGNRIRNLMKLGAKRWLAYQHANTRKSYTRTGTSPIVQTTLTNSYFTKLGYEGFADYYYWRTTHQTTLF is encoded by the coding sequence ATGTTGGAAGAGATATTACACATCCGAAATGTCAAACACGCAGTTGATCGTGTCATCTCTAATGGAGGTGCTAGCGGAGTTGATGGTATGCAGATCGATAATCTTCGTGACTACCTTAACACGCACTGGCAATCCCTGCGATCGGATATTCTCTCTGGCACTTACCGCCCACAAGCTGTTCGGAAAGTAGAGATTCCCAAAGCAAGTGGCGGCAAGCGTATGCTGGGTATCCCAACGGTCATCGACCGTGTTATTCAGCAAAGCATTTCCCAATGGCTTGGGTTAAAGTATGAGGGTGATTTTCACGATAACAGCTACGGCTTCCGTCCGAATCGTAATGCTCATCAGGCCGTCATTAAAGCGCAAGAGTATCTGAACTTGGGCTACACGTGGGTCGTTGAACTTGATTTGGAACAATTCTTCGATCAAGTGAACCACGACATACTGATGCATCTTTTGAGCAAGAAGATTACGGATCGTCGAGTCCTAGCGCTGATCGGGAAATACCTTCGTTGTGGGATTATGGATCATGGTCTTGAACAAAAGCGAACCAAGGGCACACCACAGGGCAGTCCTTTAAGTCCACTTTTGTCAAACATCATCCTGAACGAACTGGATACGGAACTCAGCTCCCGTGGACATCGATTTGTACGTTATGCGGATGACTGTAGTATCTACGCGAAGAGCAATAAATCCGCCACTCGTATTATGCGCAACATCACCAGTTACATCGAATCTACACTAAAACTGAAAGTGAACCGTGAAAAGAGTAAGGTAAGCAAACCTTCCCAAAGTAGTTTACTCGGCTTTAGTTTCTTCAAAACTCAAGGAGATTGGCAGATTCGTATCTCTGCAAAGAGTATCGAACGAATCCGAGAGAAGTTACGTCAAAATACTCGACGTAATACAGCTACTCCTATGCATGAGCGACTGACTAAACTACGGCAAATTATTCACGGCTGGGTGGATTACTTTCGTATAGCAACGAATAAGAAGGTGATGGTAACACTAGATGAACTAGTGCGAAGACGCCTGCGTGTTCTGCTTTGGAAGCAATGGAAGACCGCAGGTAATCGAATTCGGAACTTAATGAAACTGGGAGCCAAACGCTGGCTTGCCTACCAACATGCGAACACCCGTAAATCCTATACTCGGACAGGGACAAGCCCTATCGTTCAAACAACGCTAACAAACTCATACTTTACTAAATTAGGTTACGAAGGATTTGCAGACTACTATTACTGGAGAACAACGCATCAAACGACGTTATTCTAA
- a CDS encoding GNAT family N-acetyltransferase, whose translation MIQTYRPQWKGDFERLNRAWIEKLFVMEPQDYQLFNDPENEVIQGDGMIFFILEEGSPVATAGVKPYGEHGFELVKMAVDEKARGKGYARQLCMHAIDFAKQKGKEFIVLYTHSSLTPALALYKSLGFENVEVENGKYARADVKMQLNIWKVTKNP comes from the coding sequence ATGATTCAGACGTATAGGCCGCAGTGGAAAGGGGATTTTGAAAGACTAAATCGTGCATGGATAGAAAAGCTCTTTGTGATGGAGCCTCAAGATTACCAATTGTTCAATGATCCGGAAAATGAGGTGATACAAGGAGATGGAATGATCTTTTTTATACTTGAGGAAGGCTCTCCTGTAGCAACTGCCGGTGTAAAGCCCTATGGAGAGCATGGATTTGAGTTGGTAAAAATGGCTGTAGATGAGAAGGCCAGAGGAAAGGGTTACGCCAGACAATTATGCATGCATGCCATAGATTTTGCCAAGCAAAAAGGCAAAGAATTTATAGTGTTATATACTCATTCCAGTCTTACTCCTGCCCTAGCCTTATACAAAAGCTTGGGATTTGAAAATGTAGAAGTGGAAAATGGGAAATACGCTCGCGCAGATGTCAAAATGCAGTTAAATATATGGAAGGTTACAAAGAATCCGTAA
- a CDS encoding DUF1572 family protein — translation MEGYKESVRKQFLYYKGLAEKAMSQVSDEQLVWTPDAETNSIAVIVQHVGGNMLSRFTDFLTSDGEKPWRNRDAEFEPSLSSRAELLDLWERGWKEVFNALDQVEDLQQIVYIRNEGHTVLEAFNRQLAHYSYHIGQIVFLAKLLKREEWQTLSIARNKSGEYNEKKFSAPKEIRHYTDRV, via the coding sequence ATGGAAGGTTACAAAGAATCCGTAAGGAAGCAATTCCTTTACTACAAAGGGCTAGCAGAAAAGGCCATGTCCCAAGTAAGTGATGAGCAGCTTGTTTGGACTCCTGATGCGGAGACCAATAGTATTGCTGTCATTGTACAGCATGTGGGAGGTAATATGCTGTCTCGTTTTACAGATTTTCTTACCTCTGACGGTGAAAAACCCTGGAGAAACAGAGATGCTGAATTTGAACCTAGCTTAAGTTCGAGGGCTGAATTATTAGATTTGTGGGAGAGGGGATGGAAAGAAGTCTTTAATGCTTTAGATCAGGTGGAAGATTTGCAGCAGATAGTTTATATCAGGAATGAAGGTCATACGGTTTTAGAGGCTTTTAACAGGCAATTGGCCCATTATTCATACCATATTGGCCAGATCGTGTTTTTAGCCAAGTTGCTGAAAAGAGAGGAATGGCAAACCTTATCCATAGCCAGAAATAAATCCGGGGAATATAACGAGAAGAAGTTTAGCGCTCCTAAGGAGATCAGACATTATACTGATCGAGTGTAG
- the coaE gene encoding dephospho-CoA kinase (Dephospho-CoA kinase (CoaE) performs the final step in coenzyme A biosynthesis.): protein MLKVGITGGIGSGKSTVARIFSHLGIPVYDSDQRAKDLVSSDTQLITQIKQLMGVEAYLPDGTYHRKYISEQVFKNPEKLKALNHLIHPAVRKDFEAWVNQQVDAPYVLKEAAIMNRDSGLDAIIVVHTPVKERIERVIKRDGRTEDQVKNIMENQKTEEEFISVADYVINNGNGHSILRQVLEIDKKLRSTLDQYNV from the coding sequence ATGCTCAAAGTAGGAATAACGGGCGGCATTGGTAGTGGAAAAAGCACTGTAGCCAGAATCTTCTCACATCTGGGTATACCCGTTTATGACTCAGACCAAAGGGCAAAAGATCTAGTTAGTTCTGACACCCAATTAATAACTCAGATTAAACAATTAATGGGAGTTGAGGCTTACTTACCGGATGGCACTTACCACCGGAAATACATCAGCGAACAAGTTTTTAAGAATCCCGAAAAGCTAAAGGCCTTAAATCACCTGATTCACCCGGCAGTCAGAAAGGATTTTGAAGCTTGGGTAAACCAGCAGGTGGATGCTCCATATGTTCTTAAGGAAGCCGCCATTATGAATAGAGATTCCGGTCTGGATGCTATAATAGTGGTACATACTCCTGTGAAGGAGAGAATAGAGCGGGTCATCAAAAGAGATGGCAGGACGGAGGATCAGGTCAAAAACATCATGGAAAACCAAAAAACGGAAGAGGAATTCATTTCCGTAGCTGACTACGTAATTAACAACGGAAATGGCCATTCCATCCTTCGTCAGGTCTTAGAGATAGACAAGAAGTTAAGGTCTACACTCGATCAGTATAATGTCTGA
- a CDS encoding glycosyltransferase family 2 protein: MKDIAVVILNFNGKQFLERFLQKNLDCSAEADVIVVDNASTDHSVPFLHASFPDVQVVSLKQNYGFAKGYNEGLKHLNYKYYILLNSDVEVSEGWIPPLISTLEKQEKVVAVQPKIKSFAHPEAFEYAGAAGGHLDLFGYAFCRGRVFDTVEKDHGQYEDASEIFWTSGACMAVKASAFKEENGFDERFFAHMEEIDLCWRWLNKGYSILYVPQSQVYHIGGGTLQTGSSFKTYLNFRNNLAMMFKNLPGKYLIPVLFARLSLDGISGIRFLLQGSPSLLWAVLKSHFMFYYWLPYLIKKRNGSYLGYQRLFKGSIVKAYFWDGKKTYKEICSK; the protein is encoded by the coding sequence GTGAAAGATATTGCTGTAGTAATCTTGAACTTTAATGGAAAACAATTCCTTGAAAGGTTCTTACAAAAAAACCTGGACTGTAGTGCTGAAGCTGATGTGATTGTGGTAGACAACGCATCTACGGACCATTCTGTCCCTTTTCTGCACGCTTCGTTTCCGGATGTACAAGTGGTTTCATTGAAGCAGAATTATGGCTTTGCAAAGGGTTATAATGAAGGCTTAAAGCATCTCAACTACAAGTACTATATTCTACTAAATTCTGATGTAGAGGTTAGTGAAGGGTGGATTCCTCCATTGATTTCTACATTAGAAAAGCAGGAGAAGGTGGTGGCTGTCCAACCAAAAATCAAATCATTCGCACACCCTGAGGCCTTTGAATACGCAGGTGCAGCAGGCGGACATCTGGACCTTTTCGGTTATGCCTTCTGTAGAGGACGTGTATTTGACACGGTGGAAAAGGATCATGGACAATACGAAGATGCCTCAGAAATCTTCTGGACCAGCGGAGCATGCATGGCCGTCAAAGCTTCTGCATTCAAAGAAGAAAATGGATTTGATGAGAGGTTCTTCGCTCATATGGAGGAGATAGACCTATGTTGGAGATGGTTAAACAAAGGTTACAGTATTCTATATGTTCCTCAATCCCAGGTTTATCATATAGGTGGAGGAACCCTACAAACAGGAAGCTCCTTTAAAACCTATTTGAACTTCAGGAACAACTTAGCCATGATGTTCAAGAATCTTCCAGGCAAATACTTAATCCCTGTCCTTTTTGCTCGTTTAAGCTTGGATGGAATCTCAGGGATAAGATTTCTCTTACAAGGATCTCCTTCTTTGCTTTGGGCCGTATTAAAAAGCCATTTCATGTTTTACTATTGGTTGCCTTATCTTATAAAAAAAAGAAATGGATCTTATTTAGGGTACCAAAGACTATTTAAAGGCAGCATTGTGAAGGCTTATTTTTGGGATGGCAAAAAAACGTATAAAGAAATATGCTCAAAGTAG
- a CDS encoding YbaB/EbfC family nucleoid-associated protein, with protein MFDMMNKMRDMQNKMQEAQEKLGEITAEGESGGGMVKAKVNGKKELLSVVLEPELLKPEDAKITQDLIVAAVNNALRNVEEEAKAEMAKVTDGLLPKIPGFDLDSLFKK; from the coding sequence ATGTTTGACATGATGAATAAAATGCGTGATATGCAAAACAAGATGCAGGAAGCGCAGGAGAAATTGGGAGAAATCACAGCAGAAGGAGAATCCGGAGGTGGAATGGTAAAAGCAAAGGTGAACGGAAAAAAAGAACTGCTCAGCGTAGTGCTTGAACCGGAATTACTAAAACCTGAGGATGCCAAGATCACTCAAGACCTGATCGTAGCTGCTGTAAATAATGCCCTCAGAAATGTTGAAGAGGAGGCAAAAGCAGAAATGGCCAAGGTGACTGATGGACTTTTGCCTAAAATTCCCGGTTTTGACCTAGACAGCTTGTTTAAGAAGTAA